The nucleotide window agccccactctaggaaaaccaaaaatatcgctttcctttattaactatgttgtagcaggagttgagcttaacaactttgctgaacatcactttccGATATTCGatcatgtagaatgtcaaaatgcataaaaaaggcacacaaaaattacaatttcccctatttatttatgaaaaacaggATTTGAAAAATCCcgggtttttaaattaaaatcccgggcttcggggtttaagaaatcccgaaaaccccgggagttttttttcgctaaatattaaaaaaaatgaaaaaacaaagaaaaaattttaaaatttaaaaaaacaattcgaaaatttttttacaaaaaatttaaaaagtgcaaaaaaaattcattttgttttcctaaaaatattttttatttcgaagtataatttggtgaagggtatataagattcggcacagccgaatatagctctcttacttgttttagattAAATTATCTGATTCTTAATTGGCATTTGATCTTCAAGTAAAAAATCCTTCCTCAATCATTCGGCTTTGAAAAGTAAATTAAACAGTTGACACTTTCTTACCTTTACTTACGCtgttttcaattaaaacattaaagaaGTGCAAGTGCAGCTATAATTTGTTGTTCATTGGTCGTTATCTTCAATGGGACAGTCAGTCACACGAGTGAATGTTTAAAGTTTATTGACGTTGTTATGGATATGTCAGTTTTGTATATGACATTTGCAATTTGACGCATGAATCTATAATCCTACAATAACTTTCACTGATTTCAAAAGTGATAGGAAAAATTGAATTATTATCGaacacattaaaaattattttattaaagttcaatttattttcaattgataaaaatgttaaacaaaaatactaaataacaATCAGTCAAAATGGTAGAATGAAATCTAAACTTTTCAATGAGtagccaaaatataaaggagtTTGCCGCTAATTACAATTATGCAATTAACAAtcgtattttagcttaaatttgaTCTAGTTACTTGATATAGATTTtttacaattaattaaattttccacaaattaaGCGATTAAATTTCAGAGAATCAATATTATCAATTTAAGTCTAAGTACCTAGTAATAACGTTTTACAGTTTTGATTCTCACCTGGTTACTAAACTCAAAACTCAAActgctataaaattattatCGCTATATCGTCTCATAGTTAGTGGAGAGTCACCAGCCAAATAATAACATTACGACTTGTTTTGACTGACTAAATAACcaagattatttttttcttattttttttgttataaacaaaaaacttaaaaattttaaactatttgcCAAGCATTATTTATTTACCTTAATCTCattgtttttttgtaagaaCTTTAGTAAACAATTATGCTGttgccaaaacaaaatataaaattattatttaaccaaaaacaaaatgcaaaCTGTGTTTTATCAGCTGCAATTAACTGGATGATATTAATCATACAATTAAAACATATATGCagttttttttcatccaaatcACTGCCGCTTAagaatcaatttcaaaatttgattttattttaaaataaacgttACGTTCGTAAACATTTAACGAATCATCAATTGTGGACAGTGGGTGGGGGGAAGTACACACATAGTACAGGTTTTATTTATATGGCTAATGAaccgaattttgttttaaaacgtaTTTTGTTCTGTATTCATTCTAATTGTATTacatacatgtttttttttacgttttgaaataaatactttttcagtttaataaatttcaacaaaataaaaatcaaacaatagaCCTTAACGATTTCGAAGGCacgtttaagttttattttaaacaaatgtcgTGTtaatcatatatatttttgtatttcaataagTAATTTTAATGAACATGTGACAGAGTTTTACAGAGTAtacaatttgcatattttgcaatacaaaacttcttaaaaaattaatttaggaATACTAAGATGCAGAAAATAATTCGCTAATTATGAGTTAACAATGTTATATCGAAATAGTTTAATTTTGGGACGATACATTAGACTTGCATTTTAGCAAGTTTTCATTCAgggttattcctgttctcactttcaccatttaccttatttttgaaagcataattacaacaatagtaTCTAATTTTCTCagaatttctaattataaatgtttacacgtgatttttttaatattaattatataattttcgaaattttattttatattattgaaattatgctttaaaaaatagggtgaatggtgaagcgagaacaggaatagccatgaTTATTTATCGGTTTAATAGTCTCATTTTAATTGAAGAGCTCTTTGATACATTTATATCTGGAAGGACAACATTTAATGTGAAATGATAACTAATCTTTTTACTTAATGTCTTgagaacaaacaaaattggGTTTATAATTTTGCAAACTGATAAAGAAATTATAAGAGTTTAATCGAACTGTAAAATCCttgaaataattcaaattctATTGGATTTTGTTAGGTACTTGACACTTTAATATTCCATAATCAATAGGTTCAATTGACTTCAAATGTCCCAAAGATGACTTCAGCATACGTTCCGACGATGTTCGAGAGTATCAATGGGGTAACAGTTTCGTCCCCTATAAAACCCATCGCTTTTTTTAGAACCCGGTCCAGCAACTCCAGTAGTAGTGGTGTAAAAGTATGGAGTATTTGGGTACTCTGTACACAATACTGTCTATTTTTCCCGGTACTCAATATCGAAAAGTAACTACTCGATATTTTcagaattgtatttttttaaatcaataaggaaaaaaaaatcaatatttccaAAATTCTTGAGAGTATccctaaatgagatagcgagatattctaggataacgcttatatggacAGGAtagaaatcagggtaattgtatagcagacaAATTGGCCAAAAGCAGGAGGACCAATGGATACACCTGTGCTATCGCGAGGTCGACCTGGCGCGTCTGAAAAACAAATCTACTTACGGAAttccgtcgtgagcaaataagactaattcacccctatcggcaataacatgtgaaatttcgtttccatgaaatatccatttccctcgatgGGAAAATTGcaatcgtgatattcccatgaacttttcattcacaatagttaattttgttcgtaacagctgtttaatgtttacaaaattccatctgtCGTAAAGTAGGTATGGGTTGATTAACTACTCGCGCGTCattgcaattattttttaagtgcaaTCAGGCCCGTTTTAGTTTTTTGCCTTCGACAATTTTGCGTATCACTCTGGCACGTGTGTGATGTAAGGCTTCGTATAACGGTTCCTGTTTTACGTCGTTTGCACCAACCGCGTGTCTTTTAATGTGATAAACCCTGGTGGAGACCATTAAAACTCTTCGTTACTGGTGGAGTACCAATTAAAACTCATATCGTGGAGTCTTTTAAGCgttccagcttcctatatgAAGATATAGGTCGACTAGGGACTTACTTAAATCGTGTGGTATACCCTGGCGTTTTGGTTACGTACCCTTGTCATAAattttgagaataaaaaaaaaaaaaattccatctaattttttcacgtgaacatagttgatgaacgaaaaaaggaaaatatttcatgtgaaatattgattcgcgataggggtgattgttttctttattacaTACATACTGGGCCTACGGTTTAACGATTACTGTAGAAACTATCATAAcgaagaagaggaggagactGTGTCTCACTTATTGTGGAACGCCCTTCCTCTCGTGTTTAGATGAGATATCAATGATGAATCTAAGACGCTTCCTGGTTGGTTCACTTTGGAAATAAGTAGTAGTGAAGTATAAGTGGAACCAGAACCttttaaaattcttatctaAAACATTGGTAAATCGTGACGATGCCTTTCGCTATGAAATGTATTGAAAGTCTGATCTTTTCCTTAAAGTTGttgtatataataattattcAAAGCACGTTTGCACACTGAACTAacgatatgtatatgtatgtaagtccCCATATTATCGGGAGTTTTCTAAAAGTTGATATCAGCTGTTATTTAGACAGACGTGCAAAAGATCATACAAAAGTTCCTATTCTAGATCTTTTGATCAACATACAAGTACATAAATGACTAAATTGCTTATCacaatttaaagattttaaccAGTCACTTAATAAAAACATCAATTAAATCTTAACGCCTCTTAAGTTTCTAATTGATACACGCTATAAACATATTAAACTTCTAAATAAGTAGTTgatatttaaactttattactttatcatTTTTCCCCaaactataaaatttatgtttatgatttgttttcatttctaaTCAACTGTTTTCGGTTTAGCGTTTAAAGGTAAAGTGCTACGTCACGTCAATGTTTACGTTAGCTCTAATCGTTTATTGATGGATGCGTCGTTGCCAAATCTTATCAAATCTGTGTGCGGCTAATCGAATCAGTTCAACAAGGCTATTAGGGGTTAACaagaaaattacaatacaatttcttattaaaatcaaagaggaaaacaaattttggaaaaaacacTCATATGTAGTATGTAGTTTGGCTTAATCTTATCTGAGGTTGAAGTGACTGAATACTGTTgatgacaaaaaatttagttaggTTTTTTTCCACATATGTAATTGACAGGTGGAGGGTGGACTATTGGTGCTCTACAATGGGTATGTTTAGGTATGAAGTTGTATGTGTTATATGAAACTcttattttaaagtaatttcaGTTTTGGATGTTTATTTCAAGATTTCGAATCCAAAAATCTGTAATAACAGAGCTGCCGATTTTTTGTACAACTTGTTTCAGCCAGATAGAACTTATTACGAAAGAGTTAACTGTCATAAtgcgctcactttttgacatttatgatcatcATTAATAGAATGCTGCTTCAACAACGCTAATcaatttgaaaatcagtcatcgatttgCGCATCTTATAGACGATTGTTTTATGGCcaaattgtgttcagcgataAGGCTCATTTCAGTGCACGTTTGGTGCGGTTTACACGCTGGTGATATCGTCGGaacttatttcttcaaaaatgaagcCGGAGCTCGCATTACGATGAATGGAGATCGTTAAAAAtgatcaataattttttgtttgaagatATGGATGATAATTGATCCGGACGAGTCGTAGTTTCACCAGGATttctaaatgttttaaaaaagataGGAATATATTAGAATTAAAggaacaaattataaatattaaaatatttcttgcATCAAATGGATGCTTTATAAATTTCCTCCCACATGTTACCAATCCTGTCAATCACTACCTAGCTGTTCTGTAGGGTGTATAAATTACCATAATCTTAGAttgtattgaatattttaaGGTACTCGAAGTAAAGTGACCTAATATCAGCGCGGAGtagataaaagtaaaaaaacataCTCGTACCTTAAGCGGATTTTAACACTAAATATCAATTTGTGAGTGATTTTACCAAATTCAAAAAGTTAATTGTGAAAATTAGTGTTAAATGAAACATTGTCGTGTGCACAACGTTTAAGTCAAGTGATgcatttaaaattctaaaaggaTCGTTACACTTAAAATCCTTTGAAATTTAGTTAAACTAATTAAATggtttaatttacatatttatggtaaatttttataacttttataacggCAAAATAAACTGTAATTAAAACATGTTTAAAGtgaaaactatttattaatggttattattgttattaattatACTATGAGTgtttataaattcaataaaagtcacgtttttttaaattaatttaaataaacaattattgtgATAATCGAATGGTTGGTTCGGTGtgtatttaaaaacttatattaAAGACTCGTTTATGGGATAAGGATTAACtttgttttggttaaacttagtttaaatttgaaatgtttttattcATCATTTGATAAGCTGCTTTATAATTTAGATTAATTGGAACAGCATTCCAAAAAAGTCacgtttttaaaaatgaatttaaattaaaaattgttgtgaTAATCGAATGGTTGGTTCAGTGTTGTGTTTAAAAACTTATATTAAAGACTCGTTTGAGGGATAAAGATTAACtttgttttggttaaacttAGCTTAAACCTCAATTAaatcttaatattaatattttattaatattttgataatctttataatttagatttattggatcaaaatgttaaaaagcatgaaaagaaaaaacaagaaaaaagtaGAAATCTAAATATCGTTAATATCTACCAAAATAATAATACGATCGCACAGCACAGTAGTCGTTACTTATGAACTCTAGGTTACTTaaagacacttaagtgacaattgacttcttGCTAGTTTACATGGGGTGTATAAATGACTTCTATCTGCACAACAAAGAGCTCATACGTGTCAACTgtccaaatatataaattggagtcattaattttttatacccttcaccttcgtgagaagggtatatataagtttgtcattccgtttgtaagttccacaatataattttccgaccctataaagtatatatattctggatccttatagatagcggagtcgattaagccatgtccgtctgtctgttgaaatcaactttccgaacgccccaaataactgacatacacgattcatagatcaatatctccagaatgctatttaaaatcgagaaaatcggtccacaaatggctgagatataaagaaaacaccaggacaacctcgatttttgacccattttttaCTATATCTGGATGACTgcgtcattaatatagacaatatggataatatccattggatatctaatgatacatatttcaaagacctttgcaacgacgtatatatgtaagaccatagtaagttagacCAGCAATGggtgaaaattggaaaaaatattttttaacctgaatttgtttcgtgaaatattaggacattgtgACAATATACAAGCAAGttgacaattgagttaggtgtttaacaggagagtttccgatctatgtgtatttattagggtattcaattaatcgggtttctggtttaatcggttaatcgagcaaataattaatcggggttttgatttcggttaataatcggttaattttaaattattcgattaaccgaataatttctattttaattttaaactgaaaaacaaacaaaacataacaattcaacaatcctttttatacaaatgtgagtttttttaggattttagtgagatcttctgaaaaaatctttaaactaaagaaattaatttaaatgttttccttttaaatgattttttctttagttttaataaaagttgacttggaaaaaactctgtCACTGATTGTCGATGTTGGAAAAATcaaaagtaaggcatgataaagaatattcaatttcttagttcttttttttagttttttctaatttttttagatttgaatactcttaatagtttttttttaagttctgataaaagactcgtttctgTAATGTCATCCGACTCATTTGGacaaagtttattttatcatagaacattgtagaaaaaatgtcattttcaaattccttagtttcagttttggaAAACTATTGTTAAAAGGGAATGTTCATGAGTTAAGACATACAATTTGagtgtttaaaactatatttctatataaagtgcaaaaaaagaaatttcggttaatcggttaatcgacacaaattaatcggtttatttgttatttgaaaatcggcaatttgaaattattcgaacagttaaccgacaaaaattaatcggttaaccgattaaaggttaatcgattgaatatccTAGTatttatcaggcctgtcacagaattccattccgattgaaagtggaattaattccgtattttgcttcttcagaaaaagtaaaacaaaaatttctttcggaatgaaaccactttcagttttcaaagtggaattgatatttacttgtaattatttgtttttcaaaaaatgtttaatccacttctgtaccaaaaacctacttgtgttttaatataaaaaacgctgTTCAAATTATAGTACAGAAAtaatgaattattaaatatttttcgaattaataaattacacggaatcagaagaacctaaaacgaaatcgatcggaattgtatctacggaattgaaaccattccgaacaaaatgtgtgacaggcctgattattgtcattattatctctaaatatgaatatccttaGATGTTTAAATGTTAATCatcttaataatttatttaagttttaaataaaaatttggcttTGTCGCATAGAGAAAATAGAATTGGTGATgataaccgaatttattgcAAATCAAAACGTCTTTATGACCGAACTTTTCTGTTGtgacaaaacaattttagaCTGGGGTGACAAATATGGTTATTGAAATCGTAATTATTATGTCAACTGAGTTtctattgttatttatttataatttacataaaacatagaatcaataattaaattatcTGTTAATTGTGCAGccattaatttatttacttgCTATCTTATCTTAAAACAAACAATTCAGGCGTCTGATTTTTGCAACCGATTGCATTGGTTGTCATGATTAAATACCAACCAAATGCAATGTTGAAGTTTTTGCTGCTGACGTCTTCAATTTGATTTTGACAATCAAATAGAAATTACTTATTCAATTGTTTTAATCGTAGGACGATTATCAGTTATTATTTAGCATTTAAGTGAATGACagatacaaaatgaaaacagcTTGGAAAGATTTAGTTCCCAAGTTGGCGATTGCAAACACTTAAGAtataatttcatattgaaaacaAATGATAGGAATCTCAAAAAGTTAATGGAGCAAAAAACATGTTTTCATAGCACTGATTAGATTCCTTAAATTCTCTGCAAATGTTAATTAATCGTTTAGATTTCTATTTAAACATAACCATAGAATACCTTATAACCATATAAATACCGTTAACGGTTTACTGTTATTAAATCAGTTGCCAGCGTTTGACTCTTTCTaactaatttatttaacttCTTTATTTGTATCGTTTTAGTCgacataaatgtttaaaggCTGGtcctaatttataattttactttaataaaaaaaataaactacatttttaattattaacaaataacatacatacataattaaacATAAACTGTGATACCtttaaaacacacaaacaaacatgGGTCTACCAGAAGTTTTACCAAGTCCAAAGACTGAAAGCCCTTTAGAATTACAAACACCAAAAGCCCGAGAGGCCGCTAATGAAACCGAAGATGTAGAAGCCACAACAAAGAAAAGCCATAGAACCAGGTAAGTTATTAAACAACTtcagtttttattattgtaaataaaataatttaatatttgtatagcAATATGGAAACTGCTATACACTTATTTAAGGGCAGCGTGGGTGCTGGTCTGTTTGCCATGGGTGATTGTTTTAGAAATGGTGGCTTGGCTGGCGCCGCTATATTTTTACCCATAATAGCTGTGATATGTGTTCATTGTGAACAAATGTTAATTGCTGGCTCCATATTGGCAGTGGAACGTACTAAGGGCGCCACATTTTATGATTATCCCGATACGGTAGAGAAGTGTTTTGAATATGGTCCCAGGCCGTTCAGACGTTTGGGCAAAATTATGAGAGTTATGGTGGAAACGTTTTTGTGTGTGACACAATTTGGTTTctgttcaatttattttgtgtttgtaaCCGAAAATTTGCATCAGGTAGGTGAAGAATtcaaatttttagtattaaacaaatgtaaaaCTCTTTTTCCCTTTCCAGATTTTAGAATCATATGGCTATAGTATAAGTTTCAATCTTACCATGCTATTATGTTTACTACCCGCTATGCTGCCTTCTCTACTGACCAATCTTAAATATATTTCACCCGTGTCGGCCATAGCCAGTTTTTCTCTAATCTTTGGTATGGTAGCCACGCTCAGTATAGCACTATCCAGTGGACCAATGCCCTCACCAGCCGAGAGACATTTATTTACTAATGGCCCCCAAATGTCTTTGTTCTTTGGCACTGCTCTATTTTCCTTTGAAGGTGTTGCCTTGATTTTACCCCTACGCAATGCCATGAAGCATCCGGAAAAATTCAACAGTCGCTATGGCGTTTTGAATATTACAATGGTGGGCATTACCACGATTTTCATTATAACCGGTTTTATCAGTTATCTTAAATGGGGCGAAGATGTTCAGGGCAGTATTACCTTGAATTTGGATCCAAATAATACgtaagtatataaattattttatgaaatttataaatctaaaatattgaaagaaatattttgaaagttttGAGTCAATGGGACAAATAATGAGGATCGAAGTCATAGGGTAACAGACGAGACGTAATAGTCAAAAACATAAGTCTATGTATTTTCTTGTAGTATATGTCTGATATCAGacaaatgattttttgtatttttgtttgacaatatCGAAGAAATACAcaaagagcggaaactagaaaataacaaaaacaaaaaaaaatactcaatatataatagttttttccaCTAATACATTcacaccacttaggtttttgacaactgagttaggtctatgataggagagtttccgctctatgttgttgtcaaaaacctaattcatgagaaaaAGCCTATGAATaaagctaaagaatttcaaagattttgtggaattttgaaatttttaattcttaattaaGATTTCAATGTATTAAgtttaattaattcgaagctctgattaCACTAAAACCAAACTGgtaaaaaataactcaaattaactgcctgttccacgatgtcgaaagaaaaatgagtcgaaaaaatttgtatgaaaaacactcagtttttaaaattctttcgaatagttttcatacaaatttattcgaatcatttttctttagACATCGTGAAACATGCCTTAAAACTGTATATAgggtaaacatttaaataaaatagagagGTACATACGAAAAGTAAAGATAGAACCAGCATTTTGGGTTTAAGGTCCAAATCAAGTTAAAAAAGCTACAATCTTTAAAAAACGCTTTCCCTATCAAAGAAGctatattaaaataagaaaattattataaatatcccttaataactattaataataattaaaactcatttcaaatttaattttagattaTCCCAAGTTGTTAAAATCGCCGCCGCTCTGGGTGTATTCTTTGGCTATCCCATTCAATTCTTTATAATGATTAGAATCATCTGGCCACCCATGAAACAAAGTTCAACCAGTGCACAAAAATATCCCATTACGATTCAAGTCATTTTAAGATTCATCATGGTTTTACTAACCTGTAAGTACAATAATACCttacttaaatatttgattcaaacgaaactaattaattttttcattattttccaaCAGTTGGTGTTGCTTTATTGGTGCCCAAATTGCATTTGTTCATATCACTAATTGGTGCTTTCTGCTCCACTGCTTTGGCCTTTGTTTTCCCAGTTTTTGTAGATTTTGCCATTAGAGCTCAAAGACCCAAGGGTTTGAATACCtgggtgtttttgaaaaatatgttaatcTTGGCCATAGCAGTTTTGGGCATTATCACTGGAACCTATGAAAGTATTAATGAAATCGTAAAGGAATTTAAGGAATAAGTtagcttttaatataaaaaaaataagtattacTTCTCtctatttgtatataaattgttaatgatattttactactactactactattttgttaaaaaaaatttatattgtatattattttttgttatttaagttTGATTATGTGTAGTGTATTTACTtgtcgtttttaaaaaaaattaatttaaactggTTTAATAAGTATTATAtgtaaagataaaaataaatctcaaTACCTAagtttataaatacatttaaaagttattaagaCTTTATTGAAACAAATTACAAGTaactgagttttatttattttttttctagagGCATTTGTAATGAATGGCCTTTGTTAAATTCTAAACTGACATTACTAAAAGCCATAACATTTAAACAACTGCCATGGCAAAATCTTGTTTTATTGAGCCCCAAATCAAGCATTAGTTCAAGTACAACTTGTTCTTGAATTTGTCAGCATTGGTAATACtaatacattcatatgtattgtaaatgttttattgAGCGCAAAAATTTATTGCATATTTGTGAGAAATTTAATTATACTTTTCTCTGTTTGCATTGATTCACTAATTTAATATTCACATttcgatttgtttttatttccttATTTATTTACACTTCTCCCTgttgtttctttaattttttctcttCCATTTTTTGcttattcttttcttttttcttaataaattcacTTTTATCCAAATTATTTTGGAAGAATGTGGCTTCTTTGCGTGCCTGTGAGACCTCTGTCATCAGACGTTGTTTATGAACGGCCGTTTCGTAGTTCATGCGTTCGGTAAGATGGCACCATTTGAAACGTGGTAAGTACTTCATGCTCCATAGATAATCGAAGAATTGTGACTTCTTACGTGaggaaatttgtttattatttaataaaggtACAATTTGTTTGGCCACACGTTTTGACTCAAACTCCACCCAACCTTCAGTGAAGTGGCGGGCAAAGGGTTTAcgctttttcttctttttatcaGGACCTggaattatataaatatgtacatattttaaacaatttgttaaat belongs to Calliphora vicina chromosome 4, idCalVici1.1, whole genome shotgun sequence and includes:
- the LOC135956665 gene encoding neutral amino acid uniporter 4; protein product: MGLPEVLPSPKTESPLELQTPKAREAANETEDVEATTKKSHRTSNMETAIHLFKGSVGAGLFAMGDCFRNGGLAGAAIFLPIIAVICVHCEQMLIAGSILAVERTKGATFYDYPDTVEKCFEYGPRPFRRLGKIMRVMVETFLCVTQFGFCSIYFVFVTENLHQILESYGYSISFNLTMLLCLLPAMLPSLLTNLKYISPVSAIASFSLIFGMVATLSIALSSGPMPSPAERHLFTNGPQMSLFFGTALFSFEGVALILPLRNAMKHPEKFNSRYGVLNITMVGITTIFIITGFISYLKWGEDVQGSITLNLDPNNTLSQVVKIAAALGVFFGYPIQFFIMIRIIWPPMKQSSTSAQKYPITIQVILRFIMVLLTFGVALLVPKLHLFISLIGAFCSTALAFVFPVFVDFAIRAQRPKGLNTWVFLKNMLILAIAVLGIITGTYESINEIVKEFKE